A portion of the Natronococcus sp. AD-5 genome contains these proteins:
- a CDS encoding dicarboxylate/amino acid:cation symporter yields MSETHRSAPRRAWSRYRSVPIIYRIAVAFVLGTALGATAGEQAGVLSPLGDLFLRLLEMLIIPIIVFTLLGGMRKLTPSRLGKVGGLTVGLYVATTAIAAVIGLAVANLFDPGSAVEFTGGEAQEAEPPTVTEVLLGIVPENPLAAMVEGDILATIFFVIAFGLALTMVREATSEESIEDAIDGFFAFVDAGTEALFKIVWGVMEYGVVGVFALMAAAIGTEGLGAIVQLGSLVAVIAIGIAIHMSVTYLGVMTVGILGQSPIAFLNGAKDAMLTAFTIRSSSGTLPVTVANAEENLKIDESVYGFGLPLGATINMDGAAIRQAVTAVFAANLVGISLGLGEQMLVLFTVILISIGTAGVPGAGLIMLTVILSALGLPLEIVGFVAGVDPILGRIATTNNVTGDLAVSSVVGKWTDAIDFTEGVWTDAPAPEGGDEAITADD; encoded by the coding sequence ATGAGCGAGACACACAGGTCGGCTCCTCGACGCGCGTGGAGCCGGTATCGATCCGTGCCGATCATCTATCGTATCGCGGTCGCGTTCGTTCTCGGGACCGCGCTGGGGGCGACGGCCGGCGAACAAGCGGGAGTCCTCAGCCCGCTCGGGGACCTCTTCTTGCGGCTGCTCGAGATGCTGATCATCCCGATCATCGTCTTCACGTTACTCGGCGGGATGCGGAAGCTTACCCCCTCGAGGCTGGGGAAGGTCGGCGGGCTCACGGTCGGGCTCTACGTCGCGACGACGGCCATCGCGGCCGTCATCGGGCTCGCGGTCGCGAACCTGTTCGATCCCGGCAGCGCCGTCGAGTTTACCGGCGGCGAGGCCCAGGAAGCGGAGCCGCCGACGGTCACGGAGGTCCTGCTGGGCATCGTCCCCGAGAACCCGCTGGCGGCGATGGTCGAGGGCGACATCCTCGCGACGATCTTCTTCGTGATCGCGTTCGGACTGGCGCTGACGATGGTCCGCGAGGCGACGAGCGAGGAGTCGATCGAGGACGCGATCGACGGCTTCTTCGCGTTCGTCGACGCCGGCACGGAGGCGCTGTTCAAGATCGTCTGGGGCGTGATGGAGTACGGCGTCGTCGGCGTCTTCGCGCTGATGGCCGCCGCGATCGGTACCGAAGGGCTCGGGGCGATCGTCCAGTTGGGCTCGCTCGTCGCCGTCATCGCGATCGGGATCGCGATCCACATGTCCGTCACCTACCTCGGCGTAATGACGGTCGGAATCCTCGGCCAGTCGCCGATCGCCTTCCTGAACGGCGCGAAAGACGCCATGCTGACGGCGTTTACGATCCGCTCCTCGAGCGGCACCCTTCCGGTGACGGTCGCGAACGCCGAGGAGAACCTCAAGATCGACGAGTCGGTCTACGGCTTCGGACTTCCGCTGGGCGCGACGATCAACATGGACGGGGCGGCGATCCGGCAGGCGGTGACGGCAGTATTTGCCGCTAACTTGGTCGGCATCTCGCTGGGCCTCGGCGAGCAGATGCTCGTCCTCTTCACCGTGATCCTGATCAGCATCGGCACCGCCGGCGTCCCCGGCGCCGGGCTGATCATGCTCACGGTCATCCTGAGCGCGCTCGGCCTGCCCCTCGAGATCGTCGGCTTCGTCGCCGGCGTCGACCCGATCCTGGGCCGGATCGCGACGACGAACAACGTTACCGGCGACCTCGCGGTGTCGTCGGTGGTCGGCAAGTGGACCGACGCGATCGACTTCACCGAGGGTGTCTGGACCGACGCGCCGGCTCCGGAGGGCGGCGACGAGGCTATCACCGCGGACGATTGA
- a CDS encoding heme-binding protein produces the protein MERRRPPQTEEGWYVLHDFRSIDWDAWRDAPERRCSRAIEEGIEYLSAAERVDDAEAGDSATFAVLGHKADLLILHLRPTLAEIDALERRFEHTALAEFTERADSYLSVTEVSGYMSEEFFDDDSEVEDTGMKRYIESRLEPEIPDSEFVSFYPMDKRRGPEDNWYDLPFDERAEHLSSHGDIGRGYAGRVTQIISGSIGLDDFEWGVTLFADDPTDVKELLYEMRFDPSSSRFAEFGRFLSARRFPSEQLGAFLAGEPIPQAADAHGDHPHAESGGHHGGDSNGHHHGDTGGSGGHHGGGNGADEDDVRSELEEMGVYAGQPHGEDVHAVVLYSAADSDDLFEEVEGLRTNFDHYDTHVKTAVYEPRADGAESETAVVSLWETERAANTAAGFLADLPEIVRQAGDDDDGAPAGADGERGDGPASDDSWGTMGMFYTVKPDRREDFVGAFDDAASLLADMEGHRKSDLLVNREDENDMFIASRWDSREDAMAFFRSDAFADAVEFGRDVLEDRPRHVFLA, from the coding sequence ATGGAACGACGGAGACCGCCACAGACCGAGGAGGGCTGGTACGTCCTGCACGACTTCCGGTCGATCGACTGGGACGCCTGGCGGGACGCCCCCGAGCGACGATGCTCGCGAGCGATCGAGGAGGGAATCGAGTATCTGTCCGCCGCCGAACGCGTCGACGACGCCGAGGCGGGCGACTCGGCGACGTTCGCGGTGCTCGGCCACAAGGCGGACCTGCTGATCCTCCACCTGCGGCCGACGCTCGCCGAGATCGACGCCCTCGAGCGCCGGTTCGAGCACACCGCGCTCGCCGAGTTCACCGAGCGCGCCGACTCCTACCTCTCGGTAACGGAGGTCTCGGGCTACATGTCCGAAGAGTTCTTCGACGACGATTCGGAAGTCGAAGACACCGGGATGAAACGCTACATCGAGTCCCGGCTCGAACCCGAGATCCCCGACAGCGAGTTCGTCAGCTTCTATCCGATGGACAAACGGCGCGGCCCGGAGGACAACTGGTACGACCTCCCGTTCGACGAGCGCGCCGAGCACCTCTCGAGTCACGGCGACATCGGCCGGGGCTACGCCGGCCGCGTCACCCAGATCATCTCCGGCAGTATCGGCCTCGACGACTTCGAGTGGGGCGTGACGCTGTTCGCCGACGATCCGACCGACGTCAAGGAGTTGCTCTACGAGATGCGCTTCGACCCCTCGAGTTCCCGTTTCGCGGAGTTCGGCCGGTTCCTCTCCGCGCGGCGGTTCCCGTCCGAGCAGCTCGGCGCCTTCCTCGCCGGCGAGCCGATTCCGCAGGCCGCCGACGCTCACGGCGACCATCCGCACGCCGAGTCGGGCGGGCACCACGGCGGCGACTCGAACGGCCACCACCACGGAGATACCGGCGGCTCCGGCGGTCACCACGGCGGCGGGAACGGCGCGGACGAGGACGACGTTCGCAGCGAACTCGAGGAGATGGGCGTCTACGCGGGCCAGCCCCACGGCGAGGACGTCCACGCCGTCGTGCTCTACTCCGCGGCTGACTCGGACGACCTCTTCGAGGAGGTCGAGGGACTGCGGACGAACTTCGACCACTACGACACGCACGTGAAGACGGCGGTGTACGAACCTCGAGCGGACGGCGCCGAGAGCGAGACGGCAGTCGTCAGCCTCTGGGAGACCGAGCGCGCCGCGAACACGGCGGCCGGCTTCCTCGCCGACCTGCCCGAGATCGTCCGCCAGGCGGGTGATGATGACGACGGGGCGCCTGCTGGCGCCGATGGCGAGCGTGGCGACGGCCCCGCGAGCGATGATTCCTGGGGGACGATGGGGATGTTCTACACGGTCAAGCCCGACCGCCGCGAGGACTTCGTCGGCGCCTTCGACGACGCCGCGTCCCTGCTCGCGGACATGGAGGGCCACCGCAAGAGCGACCTGCTGGTCAACCGCGAAGACGAAAACGACATGTTCATCGCCAGCCGGTGGGACTCCCGCGAGGACGCCATGGCGTTCTTCCGCAGCGACGCCTTCGCCGACGCCGTCGAATTCGGTCGCGACGTGCTCGAGGATCGGCCGCGACACGTGTTCCTCGCCTGA
- a CDS encoding PadR family transcriptional regulator, translated as MRKSGPPKGLIAYLVLELLEEKPRYGYEILKEIREISGGHWEPSYGSVYPILYKFEEKGWAERIEREDEPDRKYFELTDDGREELADRRESGAEKANDFADVILGFFHVYAAFSTDDRFEIPEQDGEWHFNEEFSAWIVEQVVRHHEHYFDTDFERIEETPEEFYERHGIDYEG; from the coding sequence ATGCGGAAGAGTGGACCGCCGAAGGGACTGATCGCCTATCTCGTTCTCGAGCTCCTCGAGGAGAAGCCCCGCTACGGCTACGAGATCTTAAAAGAGATCCGCGAGATCAGCGGCGGCCACTGGGAACCGTCCTACGGTTCGGTCTACCCGATCCTCTACAAGTTCGAGGAGAAGGGGTGGGCCGAGCGCATCGAGCGCGAGGACGAACCCGACCGGAAGTACTTCGAACTCACCGACGACGGCCGCGAGGAGCTCGCGGACCGCCGGGAGTCCGGCGCGGAGAAGGCGAACGACTTCGCCGACGTCATCCTCGGCTTCTTCCACGTCTACGCCGCGTTCTCGACGGACGACCGCTTCGAGATTCCCGAACAGGACGGAGAGTGGCACTTCAACGAGGAGTTCAGCGCCTGGATCGTCGAACAGGTCGTTCGCCACCACGAGCACTACTTCGACACCGACTTCGAGCGCATCGAGGAGACGCCCGAGGAGTTCTACGAGCGCCACGGAATCGACTACGAGGGTTAA
- a CDS encoding site-2 protease family protein, with the protein MHYGSPAFVSVPELFGSSTLTWVLIGLVVYWFAIISLRNAGLLPDYIGTQGPILTFHTKRGREFLDWIATPRRFWRAWANLGIGIAIVVMVTMFVFLLFAALAALSSPQPTSSVQQPRNVLVIPGVNDFLPLSATPGIVAGLLVGLVVHEGGHGLLCRVEDIDIESMGVAMLAILPIGAFVEPDQESSKNASRGSQTRMFAAGVTNNFAITIVAFALLFGPIAGSIAVAPGAAVGGVAPDSPAADAGIEPNDRITAIDGADVEDNDDLENRLEAADGERIEVELNGERTVPVDRSLLVTAAIDDGPTGLEIGDVILAVDGQQVATEDEFLEAVGDDEVVTLTVQPADGGDPIEREVPIGATVEVIEDEPLDESTGLAGETFVITTFDGERVYTADDLESLLEDTEAGDEVSIVGYADGDREEVTVTLGEHPRGDGGFLGIEGNPGTSGIDVNDLGVQLYPAEEYLTILGGDGDGSFGAMSDSFLGKIGLALFLPLFGIIGALPFNFAGFTGGIENFYEVQGSLAALGDGTVFMIANLLFWTGWINVQLGFFNCIPAFPLDGGHILRTSTEAIVSRLPINATRGMVRLVTTSVGLTMLVSFLLMMFGPQLLN; encoded by the coding sequence ATGCACTACGGCTCTCCCGCTTTCGTCTCGGTTCCGGAGCTCTTCGGTTCGTCGACGCTCACGTGGGTCCTCATCGGGCTCGTCGTCTACTGGTTTGCGATCATCTCGCTTCGAAACGCCGGCCTGCTTCCCGACTACATCGGGACGCAGGGCCCGATCCTGACGTTCCACACGAAGCGCGGACGAGAGTTCCTCGACTGGATCGCGACCCCCAGGCGATTCTGGCGGGCGTGGGCCAATCTCGGGATCGGTATCGCTATCGTCGTGATGGTAACGATGTTCGTCTTTCTCCTCTTCGCGGCGCTCGCCGCCCTCTCCTCGCCACAGCCGACGTCCTCCGTCCAGCAGCCGCGCAACGTGTTAGTCATTCCGGGCGTCAACGACTTCCTGCCGCTCTCTGCGACGCCCGGGATCGTCGCCGGACTGCTCGTCGGTCTCGTCGTCCACGAGGGCGGCCACGGCCTGCTCTGTCGCGTCGAGGACATCGACATCGAGTCGATGGGGGTCGCGATGCTCGCGATCCTCCCGATCGGCGCGTTCGTCGAACCCGACCAGGAGAGCAGCAAGAACGCCTCCCGCGGCAGCCAGACGCGGATGTTCGCCGCCGGCGTCACGAACAACTTCGCGATCACGATCGTCGCGTTCGCGCTGCTGTTCGGCCCGATCGCGGGCTCGATCGCCGTCGCCCCCGGCGCAGCCGTCGGCGGGGTCGCCCCCGACTCGCCGGCCGCCGACGCCGGTATCGAGCCGAACGACCGCATCACCGCGATCGACGGCGCCGACGTCGAGGACAACGACGACCTCGAAAACCGCCTCGAGGCCGCCGACGGCGAACGGATCGAGGTCGAACTCAACGGCGAGCGAACGGTTCCGGTGGACCGATCGCTCCTCGTGACCGCCGCCATCGACGACGGACCGACGGGGCTCGAAATCGGCGACGTGATTCTCGCCGTCGACGGCCAGCAGGTCGCGACCGAAGACGAGTTCCTCGAGGCCGTCGGCGACGACGAGGTCGTCACCCTGACGGTCCAGCCGGCCGACGGCGGCGATCCGATCGAGCGCGAAGTCCCGATCGGCGCCACCGTCGAGGTCATCGAGGACGAACCGCTCGACGAGTCGACGGGACTGGCCGGCGAGACGTTCGTCATCACCACGTTCGACGGCGAGCGTGTGTACACGGCCGACGACCTCGAGTCGCTGCTCGAAGACACCGAAGCCGGCGACGAAGTGTCGATCGTGGGTTACGCCGACGGCGATCGCGAGGAAGTGACGGTCACGCTCGGCGAACACCCTCGCGGTGACGGCGGCTTCCTCGGGATCGAAGGGAATCCGGGGACCTCCGGTATCGACGTCAACGACCTCGGCGTCCAACTCTATCCGGCGGAAGAGTACCTGACGATCCTCGGCGGCGACGGTGACGGTAGCTTCGGGGCGATGAGCGACTCGTTCCTCGGCAAGATCGGACTCGCCCTGTTCTTGCCGCTGTTCGGCATCATCGGCGCGCTGCCGTTCAACTTCGCGGGCTTCACCGGCGGCATCGAGAACTTTTACGAGGTGCAGGGCTCGCTCGCCGCGCTGGGCGACGGGACGGTCTTCATGATCGCGAACCTGTTGTTCTGGACCGGCTGGATCAACGTCCAGCTCGGCTTCTTCAACTGCATTCCGGCGTTTCCGCTCGACGGCGGACACATCCTCCGGACGAGTACGGAGGCGATCGTCTCGCGGCTGCCGATCAACGCGACCCGCGGCATGGTTCGGCTCGTGACGACCTCGGTCGGGCTGACGATGCTCGTCAGCTTCCTGCTCATGATGTTCGGCCCGCAGCTGCTGAATTGA
- the lysS gene encoding lysine--tRNA ligase has product MSADGDENGAGERGTESPYTLRREESGEARHVFWADAVADRVEDREPDEPIVVKGGISPSGVPHLGNVNEIMRGYYVAEVLRERGHEVRQVFTADDRDPLRKLPRTLCDLEGNLVDLGDVDAGALGRNLGTPYTDVPDPFGCCDSYGDHFSTIIQDSADAVDAPIDLVSTTDLYESGELDDVTRYVLEHQARAREVLSQYQDKVDEDYVPFNPICENCGKITETVTGVDLDAETLTVDYRCTDMDAGDRTIEGCGHEGTVTIREGKMPWRFEWPGQWQALGVDFEPFGKDHAEGSWPSGQDVARNVLEIEPPVPMVYEWFTLEGEPFSSSEGNVILVSDVLELLEPKVLRYFFAKDPSRARDFSIERLDQLVDEFDRFEAIYFGEIEAGEDEKAFADRVYPLVVEEPREERIRLPYTFAAVLGMTDDPDLREEIARREGHVPDDAPEWAVEGALERVERARNWARRTENEFDYELKRSEIPAHDFDEATEEALAELADFVEEGHEPDEIQGEIYETAKRHDVDVGEFFGAGYRLFFDEEQGPKLGPFLGKVDREFVVARLRRER; this is encoded by the coding sequence ATGAGTGCCGACGGAGACGAGAACGGGGCGGGCGAACGGGGTACCGAGAGTCCCTACACCCTCCGGCGAGAGGAAAGCGGGGAGGCCCGCCACGTCTTCTGGGCCGATGCGGTCGCCGACCGCGTGGAAGATCGCGAGCCGGACGAGCCCATCGTCGTCAAGGGCGGCATCTCGCCCTCGGGCGTCCCGCACCTGGGAAACGTCAACGAGATCATGCGCGGCTACTACGTCGCCGAGGTGCTCCGCGAGCGCGGCCACGAGGTCCGCCAGGTCTTCACGGCGGACGACCGCGACCCGCTTCGCAAGCTGCCGCGGACGCTCTGCGACCTCGAGGGGAACCTCGTCGACCTCGGGGACGTCGACGCGGGCGCGCTCGGCCGGAATCTCGGCACGCCCTACACGGACGTCCCGGACCCGTTCGGCTGCTGTGACTCCTACGGCGACCACTTCTCGACGATCATCCAGGACAGCGCGGACGCCGTCGACGCGCCGATCGACCTGGTCTCGACGACGGACCTGTACGAGTCGGGCGAGCTCGACGACGTCACCCGTTACGTGCTCGAACATCAGGCCCGCGCGCGCGAGGTCCTCTCGCAGTACCAGGACAAGGTCGACGAGGACTACGTCCCGTTCAACCCGATCTGCGAGAACTGCGGGAAGATCACCGAGACCGTGACGGGCGTCGACCTCGACGCCGAGACGCTGACCGTCGACTACCGCTGTACCGACATGGACGCCGGCGACCGCACCATCGAGGGCTGCGGCCACGAGGGAACGGTCACGATCCGGGAGGGCAAGATGCCCTGGCGATTCGAGTGGCCCGGCCAGTGGCAGGCCCTGGGCGTCGACTTCGAGCCGTTCGGCAAGGACCACGCCGAGGGCTCGTGGCCGAGCGGCCAGGACGTCGCGCGCAACGTCCTCGAGATCGAGCCGCCGGTGCCGATGGTCTACGAGTGGTTCACCCTCGAGGGCGAGCCCTTCTCCTCCTCCGAGGGGAACGTGATCCTCGTCTCGGACGTGCTCGAACTCCTGGAACCGAAGGTGCTGCGGTACTTCTTCGCGAAGGACCCGTCGCGGGCGCGGGACTTCAGCATCGAGCGGCTCGACCAGCTGGTCGACGAGTTCGACCGCTTCGAGGCGATCTACTTCGGCGAGATCGAGGCCGGCGAGGACGAGAAGGCCTTCGCCGACCGGGTGTATCCGCTCGTCGTAGAGGAGCCCCGGGAAGAACGGATTCGGCTGCCCTACACCTTCGCCGCCGTGCTCGGCATGACCGACGATCCCGACCTGCGCGAGGAGATCGCCCGCCGCGAGGGGCACGTTCCGGACGACGCGCCCGAGTGGGCCGTCGAGGGGGCGCTCGAGCGCGTCGAGCGGGCTCGCAACTGGGCGCGCCGGACCGAAAACGAGTTCGACTACGAACTGAAGCGCAGCGAGATTCCGGCACACGACTTCGACGAGGCGACCGAGGAGGCGCTCGCGGAGCTGGCCGACTTCGTCGAGGAGGGACACGAACCGGACGAGATCCAGGGCGAGATCTACGAGACGGCGAAACGCCACGACGTCGACGTCGGAGAATTCTTCGGCGCCGGTTACCGGCTGTTCTTCGACGAGGAGCAGGGGCCGAAGCTCGGTCCGTTCCTCGGGAAAGTCGACCGCGAGTTCGTCGTCGCGCGCCTTCGTCGCGAACGCTAA
- the pyrH gene encoding UMP kinase translates to MKVVVSIGGSVLVPEPGADRVAEHAAVVEDLVADGCRVGAVVGGGGVAREYIGAARNLGANEIELDKLGIDVTRLNARLLIAALGEDAVTAPAKDYEDASEALRRGDVSVMGGVAPAQTTDAVGAAFAEYVDADLLVYATSVPGVYSDDPNEDADATKYDELTAAELVDVIAGLEMNAGASAPVDLLAAKIIERSGMRTIVLDGTDPERISRAIRHGDHEGTDIVPDGVGEEPTYWASDEQ, encoded by the coding sequence ATGAAAGTGGTCGTTTCTATCGGCGGGAGCGTACTCGTCCCCGAGCCCGGAGCCGATCGGGTTGCCGAACACGCCGCGGTCGTCGAAGACCTCGTCGCGGACGGCTGTCGGGTCGGCGCCGTCGTCGGGGGCGGCGGCGTCGCCCGCGAGTACATCGGCGCCGCTCGGAACCTGGGGGCGAACGAGATCGAACTCGACAAGCTGGGGATCGACGTCACCCGGCTCAACGCGCGACTCCTCATCGCCGCGCTCGGCGAGGACGCCGTGACCGCACCGGCGAAGGATTACGAGGATGCCAGCGAGGCGCTCCGGCGGGGCGACGTCTCCGTCATGGGCGGCGTCGCGCCGGCACAGACGACCGACGCCGTCGGCGCCGCCTTCGCGGAGTACGTCGACGCGGACCTGCTCGTCTACGCGACGAGCGTCCCCGGCGTCTACAGCGACGATCCGAACGAGGACGCCGACGCGACGAAGTACGACGAACTCACCGCGGCCGAACTCGTCGACGTCATCGCCGGTCTCGAGATGAACGCCGGCGCGTCGGCGCCGGTCGACCTGCTCGCGGCCAAGATCATCGAACGATCGGGGATGCGAACGATCGTCCTCGACGGTACCGATCCCGAACGGATCTCCCGCGCGATCCGCCACGGCGACCACGAAGGGACCGACATCGTTCCCGACGGCGTCGGCGAGGAGCCGACCTACTGGGCGAGCGACGAACAATGA
- a CDS encoding CapA family protein, whose protein sequence is MSRRIGFTGDVMLGRVVDDRQRRRPADAVWGTVLERLRGLDGLVMNLECVLSTRGRQWRRTHRPFHFRANPDWAVPALERAGVDVCALANNHVLDYGEMALRDTLAHLDEAGIARTGAGETLDEALEPAVVSVDGLEVAVVSFTDNTREFAADEESPGTAWIAVDVENETTRRRVRDALERAREREPDLLVASLHWGPNMIEEPPESLREFGRWLVEEGVDVVHGHSAHVFHGIEVHEGSPIIYDAGDFVDDYAVDRRLRNDRSFLFVLTVPDDGTPTELRLHPTEIDNCAVHEASPDAADWSRDRMRELSAAFGTEFERAGDSLVLSLGE, encoded by the coding sequence ATGTCCCGTCGAATCGGCTTCACGGGCGACGTCATGCTCGGACGGGTCGTCGACGATCGTCAGCGGCGCCGTCCCGCCGACGCGGTGTGGGGTACCGTCCTCGAGCGACTTCGCGGGCTGGACGGACTGGTGATGAACCTCGAGTGTGTGCTCTCGACGCGCGGCCGGCAGTGGCGGCGGACCCACCGACCGTTTCACTTCCGCGCGAACCCCGACTGGGCGGTGCCCGCCCTCGAGCGCGCGGGGGTCGACGTCTGCGCGCTGGCGAACAATCACGTCCTCGACTACGGGGAAATGGCGCTGCGCGATACCCTGGCCCACCTGGACGAGGCGGGGATCGCGCGGACCGGCGCGGGCGAGACGCTCGACGAGGCGCTCGAGCCGGCGGTCGTCTCGGTCGACGGCCTCGAGGTAGCGGTCGTCTCCTTTACCGATAACACGCGCGAGTTCGCGGCCGACGAAGAGTCGCCGGGGACCGCCTGGATAGCCGTCGACGTCGAGAACGAGACGACCAGGCGACGGGTTCGAGACGCGCTCGAGCGCGCTCGCGAGCGGGAGCCCGACCTGCTCGTCGCCTCGCTGCACTGGGGACCGAACATGATCGAGGAACCGCCCGAGTCGCTCCGCGAGTTCGGTCGCTGGCTGGTCGAGGAGGGCGTCGACGTCGTTCACGGCCACAGCGCCCACGTCTTCCACGGAATCGAGGTGCACGAGGGGAGTCCGATCATCTACGACGCGGGCGACTTCGTCGACGATTACGCGGTCGACCGCCGGTTGCGCAACGATCGGAGTTTCCTGTTCGTGCTCACGGTGCCCGACGACGGGACGCCGACCGAGCTTCGCCTCCACCCGACCGAGATCGACAACTGTGCGGTCCACGAGGCGAGCCCCGACGCGGCCGACTGGTCCCGTGACCGTATGCGAGAGCTGTCGGCCGCGTTCGGAACCGAGTTCGAGCGAGCGGGTGACTCGCTCGTCCTATCGCTCGGAGAATAG
- a CDS encoding molybdopterin synthase yields the protein MYVLGCLNGDASRNAFERVVDRAVDRLSREGRVGVVRYDATIADGTHESLTVGGDVTYGLGADGDWTASGTGMTVADALDALATDCDYAVVVGVPGLRYPTLVVGDPVDEHDEVIATVSGPGELDEEELVATLEASEPYETLESLVARVKRSPDADRAGAIATFTGRVRAKDDPGDARTEYLEFEKYEGVADERMTALEADLEARDGVLDVELYHRTGVVANGEDIVFVVVLAGHREEAFRTVEDGINRLKDEVPLFKKEVTVEDEFWVHERP from the coding sequence ATGTACGTACTCGGCTGTCTGAACGGCGACGCGAGCCGTAACGCGTTCGAGCGCGTCGTCGACCGCGCCGTCGACCGACTCTCCCGCGAGGGGCGCGTCGGCGTCGTCCGGTACGACGCGACGATCGCGGACGGAACGCACGAATCGCTCACGGTGGGCGGAGACGTCACCTACGGACTCGGCGCCGACGGCGACTGGACCGCGTCGGGGACCGGAATGACCGTCGCGGACGCGCTGGACGCGCTGGCGACCGACTGCGACTACGCGGTCGTCGTCGGCGTCCCGGGACTGCGGTATCCGACGCTCGTCGTCGGCGACCCGGTCGACGAGCACGACGAGGTGATCGCGACCGTCTCGGGCCCCGGCGAGCTCGACGAGGAGGAACTCGTGGCGACCCTCGAGGCGTCGGAACCCTACGAGACCCTCGAGTCGCTGGTCGCGCGGGTCAAACGGTCGCCCGACGCCGACCGCGCGGGGGCGATCGCGACCTTCACCGGACGAGTCCGCGCGAAGGACGACCCCGGCGACGCGCGCACGGAGTACCTCGAGTTCGAGAAGTACGAGGGCGTCGCCGACGAACGGATGACCGCGCTCGAGGCGGATCTCGAGGCGCGCGACGGCGTACTGGACGTCGAACTCTACCACCGCACGGGCGTCGTCGCGAACGGCGAGGACATTGTCTTCGTCGTCGTGCTCGCGGGACACCGCGAGGAAGCGTTCCGGACCGTCGAGGACGGGATCAACCGGCTGAAAGACGAAGTACCCCTGTTCAAGAAGGAGGTCACCGTCGAGGACGAATTCTGGGTCCACGAACGGCCCTGA
- a CDS encoding DUF7123 family protein, producing MSMSTTAHPSTESKEHRLKSYLRERAEDGELYFKGKFIADDVGMSPKEIGALMVKLSESATDLEIEKWSYTSATTWRVEPA from the coding sequence ATGTCGATGAGCACGACAGCACACCCCTCCACGGAAAGCAAAGAACACCGCCTGAAGAGCTACCTGCGCGAACGCGCAGAAGACGGAGAGCTGTACTTCAAAGGGAAGTTCATCGCAGACGACGTCGGCATGTCCCCGAAAGAGATCGGCGCGCTGATGGTCAAGCTCTCGGAGTCCGCGACCGACCTCGAGATCGAGAAGTGGTCGTACACGAGCGCGACCACCTGGCGCGTCGAGCCTGCGTAG